Part of the Hevea brasiliensis isolate MT/VB/25A 57/8 chromosome 16, ASM3005281v1, whole genome shotgun sequence genome is shown below.
taattgaaaaattaaattaatttatttaattaagatTTGACTAGTTATTTTTAGAAAGtttagtttttaatttaattcagttatcttttcaaattaattaaaaaactaaACTGAACAGACTTTTCTATTATGTAACTCACTAGTCAAACTGAGAGTTTAATATTTGAAGGCCCAAGCTCTCTAACAGGTCTATGTTCAACCTAAACCAATAAACTTACacttagaattaaattaaaaaatcaaaattaataattttgatttAGTTCAATTTGATTCTATGTCACAAGTAGATTCAGTTCAATTATAATCATAATGAACcgattaaaatcaaatcaaaatcaaaTCGACCAAATGCTCTTCTTTGCTTTGAACTATAATTCCACATTAAATTATCAAAAGATGGCTTTATTTTTAAGGTTTCAAACAAAGGAAGGCAAGAtagatataaaattaattaatataaatgaaaAGAACCTTTTGATTTCACACATATAATTTGAGCAAAGAAAGAACTCACACTCACAGGAGCAGAAGAAGCAGTAGGAGCTAGCTGTGTATGGGGGCTCTAAGCTGTGGAGCTCAGCTGGTTACAAATAAACAATTCACTGTTTAATATAATAACTAAGATGTTCAAGTGTCTCTCACCCAACAGAGATTACCAGAATTCTGCAACCTTATttcatttcatgtgttgtgaagATAGATGAATTCCATGGGATAATTTTCTCTTTATAGGGAGAGACAGACAGGGATGAAACGGTGATGCGCGTTGGCAGTGGTAGACCCTCGAGGTCTTCAAGTGCCGCACTAAAAGCAATGAATCCTCGTGTTTTCCCAAACAACTCACTGGATCAGTTAAAAAAATGTGTACAAGTGAGTGAATTGCGTGGGTTGTTACAGGACACCCATTTTTCGTGGGAGCCATTACCATTTGCCTTATAATAAAGTTCTTTGTAGTCATCCATCATCCATATGTATAATTGTTAAATAAATAATGCCATTACCATTtaccttattaaaaaaaaagggtCTTTGTAGTCTTCCATCATCAAAGTATTTAATTGTTTATGAAGTATTTATTCTTAATACGTAATCTATGAGGATTTAACACACtcttttcaatttaaaattaaacatGTATAGTGTAAAATTATTCAGAATTAGACATTTAAAGTATGAAATTTATAGAATTAATCATTTATATAAGAGTGGGATTGACTTTAATCGtatctatataaatattataaagctGAGTTTTAAAACAGGTTAATACAATATTACCTACTGTTTATCCTATTTTTTGCTAAATGACATGACTTATATTTTTTATCTTCCAccctatttaaatattatattataaatattgtcAAATGCTTAGAGGGAAGAGCTTTAATTTTTACAGGCCACCGATACGTTATCAGTGCATAATTAAAAACACACAGACACTTAGTATAAAGGTAAAGCAAAATGAAACTATCATTATTAATGATGGCCGATACTTCATTGATTACGGTGAAGTAGACATGTTGTAATTTCTGTAATCATCATTAAAGACATGTCgtaattttaaacttataaaaAGATATTTTAGTAATTAAGATattagaagaaaatgaaaaataatttatataaatatcattaaagtaATTTTCATCTTATAAAAATTCATTTATATAcagatattttatttttttattcatttccaATGTATTATTTATTCTTTGTGGGTATATATTTTCATGGttctttttataaaaaattttaaaatattttaaataaattaaatataaataaaaaatatggtataattttttttatttaattaaataatatattaataatgatTATATCATATAACGAGCAAACAAAAATTGAGTATTAATAGATTGAACCAATTTTAACTTAACAGAAAAAGAATTAACCAAATTATATGCAAAATATTTTTTCCCCATGCCAAAGATGTGTAGGACTTGACAGTAACAATGGGTCCAAACTTTAGAAAAGCATAtgattcttgatttttttttatgtaactATGACGATTTTATTCATCATGGGCTGATCATGTAATTAATATggcaatttttaataattataatttatacaatataaaaaattcataatttataaatcaatGAAAAAATAGCTGTTTTGGTTATAATTTCTcagaaatatttttaattatatatatatatatatatatatatatatatatattaattgaaaattttcatcaatgttcaaaaatatttttaattgatcgtacttaatttttttatttaaacataattttttaaaatattttaagtattttatatataatttatatatttactgTTGAATTTTAATGTGACCTTGATGGCAGCCTAAGAAAAAGATTTTcttgttattatattttaattatccttTACTTTAATTAACTATATTAGAAAATTTTATTCCCAAAAATAAATGTaagaatttagaaaaaaaaaagggtaattacTTGAATGATTAAAATCAAAATAAGTGATTAAACATATATATGAATTTGGATTACACATTCGTGGAGAAGCCTGAACTGCTAATAAACCTGCGCAGAACACAAGGCCACCTCTGCCTCTGAAAAACCACATACGTGTCAGTACCTCATCTCCTGTTCGATCGCTACAATGGCGACCGGAAAACCTGCAACCCGCACTCACCCAACCACATGCAATAAACGTTCTCTTTCCTCTCAACGGTCCTCCGTTCCCTACTTCTGTGCTATGGTTTTAACCTTTAATCCTCTTCTCTATCCTTCTGATTCTTTCACATGGATTGAACAACACTTCTCTAATCTttcatttcttttccttttggtATGTTTTTTATGTGGGTTCTCTTCTGAATTTTGATTTGAGAGGGAATTTTCAAGAATGTGTTTGGTTTCTTTCAGAATACAAGAAATGGGGAGCTGCAATTTTCCTGGTTGGAAAAGAGCTGGTTATGTCTTCCAAATTCTTGATTAGGGTTCATCTGAATCTTCGATCGTGTGCTTGGCTTGCAACAGTTGGTGACAGCTATCTTTTGCTGTCTGGGACCTTGGGATTCATGTCTTTAAGCTATGGGTGTGTCCAGCTTAGTgtagttttttttaatcattttagtttatttttgtgCTTTTGGGATTGAAAATGGATTAAGGTTGGACAATGGCTTCAGCGACTGATGTTTCACATCAGATATCAACATGGGATGTTGGATGTACTAACAGTAATAGCAGTTTGCCTGCCATGGACAATGAAAACGATGATGCTTCTGAGAATTTGAGCCAATCGAAAGCTGGCAAACCTCCAAGAAACCTCTCTTGCATGAGGCATTGCAGCAACACAGCATTTTTGACAGATCCTGTGAGTTCATCCCTTTTTGGTGTTAGCCACCCATCCTTTGTTTTCCTCTCATCTTTTTGAATGAGGTTTTCTTTTTGTACCTTGTTCTTCACTAATAAAGATCTGAAACTTACTCAAGTAAATATCCAATGAGTTAATGTGAGTGAggtgaaagaggaaagaagaaaaatattGTCTTCATCCATATAAATTTGAATATAATTTCTGCAGTTTTATTGTAATTCCATCCCCCCTTATAATGTATATCTGTTTTCATACTTCTAGGATGCCAATTTCCAAAAAAGGCATCATAGTTCTGCCCATGAACCTAACTTTTATTGTATTCCTTAAGGCCCAATTGTGTTTGGTATTTCATTTTCCATTGAAGCAATTGTTGGAAGCATTTCCTGAGAATAAGGAATTAAAACAGAACAAATCTCTTAATACATACAGAAGAACAGCGTGCTGTAATTAATTTTGAGGAGCTTTTGCATTTATCTTAAGCCTCTCATTGACCTGTTTTGCATGTTTGCATGTTTGTCTGTGTTAAAGCTTGCACATGGGTATGTTTTAGCGTGGGTAGAATGTATAATGCCCAGTGCCTGATAGGCACAAATTTTTGATCTGTTGATTGATTGTTGTTGTGTAATCCATAACAGAAAAGAGTCAGATTTCATCTAATTATCCACTAATGTCATTTGTATAGGAATTAGATATTGGAGTTATCTGCTTGAAGTCGCCATCAACTGAGAATTCTGGATTTCTACCTATATTTCGCTCAGGAAGCTCTTCTGAGAAAGGACCAAAGCAATACATGGAGGACGAGTACATATGCGTGGACAATCTACATCAATATTTTTCTAGGGCTATAAACTGCCCTTCTCCTGTAGCATTTTATGGGGTGTGTAAGTTGCAGAGGGTTTAGTATACTTAATTGTtcagaaattatttttatttaaaagttTCATAATCGAAGTTCATCGCATGAATGAAGTGCATACATCCTTGGGATAGTCTAATGAATTTTCCCATGTATGACATTAGCCATTTTCTTGTTTAAGTACTTTGTTTGCTTCACTCTGCTTTACCCAGATTTAAGTTCCTACCAGCAATCTGAAGACAAAAACCatcaatatataattcctcatggCTTTGTCTTGTGAATCATTCATTCATCGAGGTGGTGTGGTGAATTTCAGTTTACTTGTCCAGGTGTTTGATGGGCATGGTGGCGTTGATGCAGCGTCATTTACCAGAAAGAACATTCTTAATTTTATCGTTGAAGATTCACAATTTCCATCTGGTATGAAAAAAGCAATTAAGAGTGCCTTTGTGAAGGCTGATCATGCACTTGCTGATACTAAAGCTGTTGATAGTTCCTGTGGCACTACTGCTTTGACTGCTCTTATCTTGGGAAGGTGAGAAATTTTGGTTGTAGAGCTATTCTTGGATTTTGGTGTTGGTGATTATTGAATCTCAACTAGTATCGTTCTTTATTTAGTTTAGTGGTACTTTGTTGCAATTATTTGTTTGATCTGCACTCTTGTAGGACCATGCTCATCGCCAATGCTGGTGATTCTAGAGCTGTGTTGGGCAAACGAGGAAGAGCAATTGAACTGTCGAAAGACCACAAACCTAACTGCACCTCTGAGAGAATAAGAATTGAGAGACTAGGAGGTGTAATTTATGATGGCTACCTTAATGGTCAATTATCCGTGGCACGTGCTCTTGGTGATTGGCATATTAAGGGTGCTAAAGGTTCAAAAAGCCCCTTGAGTGCTGAGCCAGAGTTGGAAGAGATTAACCTGACTGAAGAAGATGAGTTTTTGATAATTGGTTGTGATGGTCTGTGGGATGTGATGAGCAGCCAGTGTGCAGTCACAATTGTGAGGAAGGAACTCATGATCCATAATGATCCTGAGAGGTGCTCAAAAGCACTTGTCAAGGAGGCACTCCAGCGCAACACATGCGACAATCTGACTGTCGTCGTGGTCTGTTTCTCTCCTGATCCACCTCCTAAGATTGAAATGCCTAGATCTCATAAAAGGAGGAGTATATCAGCCGAGGGGCTGGATCGTCTCAAAGGCGTGTTGAATGCCGATTGAACAAAAACTGGTTGCATCTTGTATAAAAGAGTTCCACAGTTGGTGAGGGATTTTTACAAGTAAATTCTGCTAGTTCAACCTGCTGCCGCTGGAAAATGCTGATTTCTTGAACCTAAACATCCTGTATATTTGAGATTCTTATTTTGAAGAGTTAATTagtatccttttttttttaaaaaagaaaaaaatttgtagTGCTGATTAAGTTGTTGCAGTCATGTTGGTGCCATTTGAGCTGAGCTCCTGATTTGGCCCTGCAGTCTGCACACGAGAATAAGAAAAATGTGTTCTATTGCAAATAATGCATTAGAATAGCAATGACACATCAATTTTGAATGTAGAATAAGTTTATAGAAAAGCTTTAATGAGCAAATGTACTTTTTCTTTTTTGTATTTTGAAAATGTTTAAAGGGCAAATGGTTTTTAGAATTTAAATCCCTCAACTCTTGTATTATGAAATAGACACTCGGTCATTGAGTTACGAGTTCAATGGCAAGTGTATTTACGATATTCCGTAGGCATCTAAGCAATGTTCTTGTGATTCCATGGGGGTTAAAAGCTCCGTTTGGCTTGATTCAATAATTAATATATGATAGACtcctacttaaaaaaaaaaaattaaaaattcctTTATTTAATTACACCATCCATATGATGATGTGTGGGAATCTGGGATGATGAGGCTAGAGTAATAAATGGTAATAACTCGCTCGGCAAACTCTCCCTTCCATTGAAACGACAGCTCCTTCTATTGGACTATGTTTAGAATGATAGAGTTGGGCTCAAATCAGAGTCCAGAAGTCGGTCCAAACTCCACACGCATAAACCCTTCTCGAGTTGGGCTCAAATCAGAGTCCAGAAGTCGGTCCAAACTCCACACGCATAAACCCTTCTCACTTCTCTCCTAGAAACCCTCAGCTCTCAACGAAACCCTTTCCGACTTCACTAGACCCACCAATGGCAACTCTTAAGGAAATATTAACCCGGCGACCGGTGGCGGCGACAATTCGCCTCACCGTCCCAGCCGGCGCCGCCCGCCCGGCGCCGCCTGTGGGTCCTGCACTTGGGCAGTACCGTCTCAACTTAATGGCATTCTGCAAGGACTTCAACGCACGGACCCAGAAATACAAGCCGGACACTCCCATGGCCGTCACCATAACGGCGTTCAAGGACAACACCTTCGAGTTCACTGTGAAGTCACCATCGGTTACCTGGTACTTGAAGAAAGCAGCCGGGATCGAGTCCGGTAGCAGCCGGCCGGGACACGTGGTGGCGTCGACGTTAACTTTGAAGCATATATACGAGATTGCGAAGGTGAAGCAGTCTGATCCTTATTGTCAATACATGTCTCTTGAGTCTATTTCTAAGTCTATTATTGGGACTGCAACTagcatgggaattaaggttgtgaAGGACTTGGATTAGTGGGAAAATGCAAATTTTTATGATATGGATTTGATGATATTGTGTTCTTGTCTGGTTGCAATGTTAAAATAAGCTAAAACAGTTGCATTGTTGATGGAGAATTTCTTGAAATTTGTTATTTAATGCTAAATTGTGTATCCAGTTGCTGTCACTCTACCGAGCTTATGATTTTAAGAAGCCTTCCATGAACTTGCCTTGCTGTTAAGATTGTGCATATTGGACTCAaagtaatcaaattaaataaaaatttatgaaaaaacagAAATTTCTTTTGATTACAGTATTATAGTTGTGTTATGGTTTGCCAAGCATGCACTTCTAATGCTTGGGAGTTTAAAGTTTTGGTTTCATTACCATTTTGTTCAAGATCTTTGGCATAGTGACTTGGAAGGTTCAGTCTTTTGGCACTCAGTATTTTCAAAACAAATTCATTGGCAATTAAATCATCTGTGTCTTTAGCCTATCCATTGCAGGCATTCTCCTTCAAGGTAAATCAAATACATTTGTTGAGTTTGCTTGTGCCTCTAACAGACCATAGCTACAATGATTTTCATGTTATTATATCTATTCAATGTAGTGTAAATAAGCAAGGTATTGGCAGTGATGCTATCACGGGAATCTACAAGTGTATGGATCTGCAAAACAGGAAAATActtgatatgaacctgcctaactccacctcaaggggaggtttgcaaacccatatatataacacccaagacctccctgcagaaccgatgtgggacgcatcattccCGACCCCTTTAGACTGAACGTCATCGTGAATTAACCGGAGTCATGATTCGTTCACCCCGACCTCTCCCGAATAATGTcagggaacctttgtacatggcccaccgacccatgcagagtgaggctctgataccaaatgatctGAAACTGCTTAACTCCACATCGGTTCTGCAGGAAGgccttgggtgttatatatatgggtttgcaaatctccccttgtgagctagcttttgaggtggagttaagcaggttcatatcatttggtatcagagcctcactctGCATGGGTCGGTGAGTCATTTACAAAGGTTCCCCGACGTTCTTCGGGAGAAGTCGGGGTGAATAAGTCATGACCCCTGTTGCTTCACGAGGATGTTCAGTCTAAAGGGGTCGggaatgatgcgtcccacatcggttctgcagggaggtcttgaggtggagttaggcaggttcatatcatttggtatcagagcctcactctgtatgggtcggtgggccatgtacaaaggttcACTGACGTTATTCGGGAGAGGTCGGGGTGAACGAGTCATGACTCCGGTTATTTCACGAGGACGTTCAGTCTAAAGGGGTCGggaatgatgcgtcccacatcggttctgcagggaggtcttgggtgttatatatatgagtttgcaaacctccccttgtgagctagcttttgaggtggagttaggcaggttcatatcaatACTGGGTGGTTTAGATGGCCACCGCTCTGATCCGTAAGTCCGTATTGAGAATTTGGAGAATGAGAGTAGAGTTGAGAGTAAAGGTTAGAACTTGTGTACCTGTcaattcacacacacacacacacacacacacacacacacacacatatatatatatatatatatatatatatagttagacTCCCATTGGGATTAATAGTGTTAAGTCATGGTAGGAGTTAATCTCCGAATATCTCAGATCATCATGGTGATAGAGTTCTTATTGGTGTAGGAGTTATTCTCCTATCGGGATTCTAACTCGTGATGCAAGTATCTCGAAATCCTGTCTTGGGAGAGGAAAATGGAGATCTCCTATGTCCGAGTGTCCCTAATGCATGATGGGCAAACATGGTTCACGAGTGAGTGTTCTTATACCAACTAGATGGGCGAGCGTACCATGGGCATGACCTCATGGGCGAACGTCCTTTACCCTGGCCCGAGGGGCGAACACCCTGTGGTATTCGGGCGAGTAGCATCAGGTAGACATGGTAAAGGAGACAGATGTGAAATGATCAAGTGAGGTCGAAAATTTTGGTCTTTAGTCGGATTGGATTTAAGCTTTACCCTCTTTCAAAACTCAACAACTTATCCCATAGTACTTCTCATCTTCCAATCCAGAGTTCCCGACACATATCCTCCACCTCATCAATTCCATCCCTTTTAGTCCCATCTCACCAATGCATATCCTATCTAATTTTAGACCATATGTCTGCATCGTAAGCTCTCCAAATCTTCAAATGGGCCTCAAACCTCCTCAACTTCACCCATTCCAACTCTACCTACGGAGCTCTGATTCACAAGCTCTGTACTTTCCATCGTTTTGACGTCTTTAAGCAACTACTCAACGAAATGCCCCTGTCATTTGGCTCTGCCGCAGGTGAAGACATTTTCATCGCTATTGAAGGCCTTGGCCAGGCTCGTATGATTGGTGACACTATCTAAGTACTTGATTTGGTTTCTAAGTTTGGCAAGAACTCATCTTTTAAAATCTTTAATTCCATACTTGATGTCCTTGTGAAGGAAGACATTGATTTGGCTAAAGGTTTCATAGGAAGAAAATGATGGGAGTAGCGTTCAAGGAAACGATTATACTGTTGGGATTTTAATGAAGGGTCTTTGCTTGACTAATAGAATTGCTGATGGCTTTAAGCTATTGCAGATTATGAAGTCCAGCAGCATGAAGCCGAATGATGTTGTTTATAATACTCTGCTTCATGCGCTCTGCAAGAATGGGGAAATTGGGAGAGCAAGGAGCTTGATGAATGAGATAAAGGAGCCTAATGATGTGATTTTCAATGTTTTGGTATCTGGGTAGTGGGTACTGTAAAGAAGACAATCTAGTTCAATCTCTGATGTTGCTAGAAAAGAGTTTCAGTTTGGGTTTTGTGCCTGATGTTGTTACACTGATGAAGGTGGTGGAAATTCTTTGCAGAGCAGCTGTACGATGGAAGCAGTTGAGATATTAGAGAGAGTCGAGAGCAAGAGAGGTGTGGTTGATGTTGTGGCTTATAATACCCTGATAAAGGGCTTCTGTAGATTAGGGAACGTGAAAGTGTGGCATCGATTCTTGaaggagatggagagaaaaggatgCCTTCCTAATGTAGACACATACAATATATTGATCTCTGGTTTCTGCGAGTCTGGGATCTGGATGTGGTTCTTGACATTTTGAATGATATGAAAACAGACGAGATCAGTTTGAATTTTGATACATGTGATACATTAATCGAGGGTTTAAGATCCTATAACGGATGGAAGAGTCTAAAGGTGGTTCTGGAGGTCGTTTTAGTTATGATAGTGTGTTATGTGGTCTGTACTAGAAAAATATGTGAGATGAGGCACTTGAGTGACCTGGAAAAATTATTTCCAAGAGCTGTTGATGGGAGCTGGAGGAATGCGAATATGATTCTTTTCAGATGAGTAATGAAAGTGGAATCGCAAATGTTCTTGTTTATGACTGCTTAATTCATGGATTCTGTCATGAAGGTTTCTGCAGGAAGCATTTGAGCTCATGAATAAGATGGTTGGTCATAGTTATTTTCCTGTTGTATCAAACATTTAATGCTCTCACTATTGGATTTTTCTGGGCAAGGAAAAGAAGGGAGTGCTTTGAAGCTCCTTGGTGACATGGTTGGAAGAGGCTGCCTGCCTGATGTAGGAAACTATAGTCCTCTAATTGATACTTTTTTAGGAAGGCTGCTTTCACAAGGCTTTAAGTCCGTTCTTGCAAATGGTAGAAAACAAGTTTTCAGCTCTGGTTATTTGACATGGAACTCGTGGCTTCTTTTTTCTAGTTCCGTTTGTTTCGtagaaaatatatataaaaaatatttttttatgaaaaattttttctaaaaaaatattttgtatAGAAATATTTTCAGTTATTTAGTTGCAGTATTAAACTGACTCGAGTGCTCCAATCATTGAAAGATACAAAAATTGTTTTCTAGGAAAATATTTTTCGTGAAATAAATAGAGCCATAGTCAAAGAAACTATCTGGTTAGAAAGCAAGAATATATTCCATGTCATTGACCAATAGAAGACATGATTTATTAACTAATAGTAATAAAAAGATGTTTGAATTTCCCTAATTGACAATCGCATCATAATTCACTTTGATGGCTTTAAGTTTCTTGTAAGGCTCTAAAAGCCTGAATTTTTATGCTTGATATTTAATTCAAGCAGGTAATAGGAAAATTTGCTGCATTGATTAAGCTAATGGATACTCAGTTCACTAGGTAAAATCATAGGTTTGGCGGTTGAAATCACAAAATTAGATGGCGGTGTCCACTTATTGACCCTGATTCGCATAAATTGTTGAACTTTACAAGAGCAAATACTGAAAAGCACTTCTATGAGATCTGTAGATAAGGAGCTAAAAGTGCAGATAGATGGGACCAGGTATTGTTTGTTATCAATACTTATCATCTTTGTTTGTTGCTGATAACAAAGAATTTCGATGTAAATAGGGTAtgcagttgatttttttttttttttccgtttCTTTATTTGTTTCTTGTCTGTGATAAGGAGAATTCTTGAGACAAACAGTGCATTTTaatggacaaaaaaaaaaaaatctctagtTTCTTttcttggtggtattctttgttGGTTGATTGTTGATTGGACACGCACCAGAGTCGTAAATGATAAGGAGAATGAAAAATCAAAATCCTTGGCCAAAACCAGAGAAGGAAGGTCAGCGATGATGGGCAAACTTCAATTATGGGCATACCGACATTTTCATGAATGTATCTTTACTGGAATTGCCCCTTTTCTTTAAGATAGGTGGGGTTGGATGATCTCATCCTCTGCTTAGAGATATTGACATGTGAATGCATTTTTTTAATGTTCGGAGCAGACCCGAGTCTCCTATCCCAGGCTGTTCTTTCTATAAGGTTTTCTGTAAAATTATGTCTTATACAATGGGAAGATTACACAATCCAAAGTTAATCTTATCTTTGCACTTTTAGAATTAACATTAATCTTTCTCAAGTTTTCTTTGAAGGCAAGAACGCACAGTTGTTATGCCTGGAATTTGATTAAAGCAGGGAACTGGTAGCGGATATACAGAGATTGATTTAAATTAAGAATTGATTCAGGTAGACAGTTTTAAGGGTTTGAATCGGAATCAAATAGCTATAAGTGGTTGGTTTCAA
Proteins encoded:
- the LOC110669819 gene encoding probable protein phosphatase 2C 47, with protein sequence MASATDVSHQISTWDVGCTNSNSSLPAMDNENDDASENLSQSKAGKPPRNLSCMRHCSNTAFLTDPELDIGVICLKSPSTENSGFLPIFRSGSSSEKGPKQYMEDEYICVDNLHQYFSRAINCPSPVAFYGVFDGHGGVDAASFTRKNILNFIVEDSQFPSGMKKAIKSAFVKADHALADTKAVDSSCGTTALTALILGRTMLIANAGDSRAVLGKRGRAIELSKDHKPNCTSERIRIERLGGVIYDGYLNGQLSVARALGDWHIKGAKGSKSPLSAEPELEEINLTEEDEFLIIGCDGLWDVMSSQCAVTIVRKELMIHNDPERCSKALVKEALQRNTCDNLTVVVVCFSPDPPPKIEMPRSHKRRSISAEGLDRLKGVLNAD
- the LOC110669771 gene encoding 54S ribosomal protein L19, mitochondrial; this encodes MATLKEILTRRPVAATIRLTVPAGAARPAPPVGPALGQYRLNLMAFCKDFNARTQKYKPDTPMAVTITAFKDNTFEFTVKSPSVTWYLKKAAGIESGSSRPGHVVASTLTLKHIYEIAKVKQSDPYCQYMSLESISKSIIGTATSMGIKVVKDLD